Proteins encoded together in one bacterium window:
- a CDS encoding ABC transporter ATP-binding protein has product MSSNVLIRIHNVTKEYADKKRTIKALKGISLDIHRGEIIGLLGVNGAGKTTLSSILATRHPATSGSILFEEKSIYADIANYRRIIGYCPQKPNLDPALTIEQNLVFAGRYYGMTEDAIQIRKNELMKKYELKQYADSSSSILSGGYKQRAMIARALMHNPLLVILDEPTVGLDPHIRHQLWESIRDLKNEGVSVILTTHYLDEAEVLSDRICVLDKGNIKLIDTPENLKSVYQKSNLEEVFLQLMHEETR; this is encoded by the coding sequence ATGTCGTCAAACGTACTGATTCGTATTCACAACGTCACCAAAGAATATGCAGACAAAAAACGCACCATCAAGGCGCTCAAAGGGATTAGTCTTGATATTCATCGCGGCGAAATCATAGGTCTACTTGGTGTTAATGGTGCCGGCAAAACAACACTATCGTCAATTTTGGCAACACGCCACCCAGCAACCTCGGGCAGCATTTTATTTGAAGAGAAATCAATTTACGCCGATATCGCAAACTATCGCCGCATTATTGGCTACTGCCCACAAAAGCCCAATCTTGATCCTGCGCTAACGATTGAGCAAAATTTAGTATTTGCTGGGCGCTATTACGGCATGACCGAAGACGCTATTCAAATACGCAAAAATGAGCTGATGAAAAAATATGAACTCAAACAATATGCTGATTCATCATCATCAATTTTGTCGGGCGGTTACAAGCAACGCGCTATGATTGCTCGCGCACTCATGCACAATCCACTGTTGGTAATTTTAGACGAACCAACCGTTGGACTTGATCCGCACATTCGTCATCAGTTATGGGAAAGTATCCGCGATTTGAAAAACGAAGGAGTTTCTGTGATACTCACCACCCATTATTTGGACGAAGCCGAAGTACTTTCAGACCGCATTTGCGTTCTGGATAAAGGGAATATCAAACTCATTGATACACCAGAAAATTTAAAATCGGTCTATCAAAAGAGTAATTTAGAAGAAGTATTCTTGCAATTAATGCATGAAGAAACACGCTAA
- a CDS encoding ABC transporter permease, whose product MVTKQEHRWLAYARLTWQLVRADMTIYSGIAVEQIINTLSWVIPTVLVSAYIFPLLGITKNYGAFMAISSIASASLYESFGAATTFVSDLEGNQTISFPLTLPMPSWLIFVQRSISYVFKASTISFIILPISKLLLFDNLNLTQFSYIKFVIIFFAIHIFSSFFGLLMVSVVASMSQIMKVWHQIIFPLWFFGCSQYPWSTLEQLSPKLAYACLANPFIYGMEGMRAAVLGQESALPFWPCVGMLLFVCRTVWYHRYQTP is encoded by the coding sequence ATGGTTACAAAACAAGAACATCGCTGGCTGGCTTACGCACGGTTAACGTGGCAATTGGTCAGAGCAGACATGACTATTTATAGCGGCATTGCCGTTGAACAAATCATTAATACGTTATCGTGGGTTATCCCAACGGTATTGGTAAGCGCTTACATTTTTCCACTTCTTGGCATTACAAAAAACTATGGCGCGTTTATGGCAATTTCATCAATTGCTTCTGCAAGTTTGTATGAAAGCTTTGGCGCCGCTACAACTTTTGTAAGCGATCTGGAAGGCAACCAAACCATTTCGTTTCCTTTAACATTACCAATGCCTTCATGGCTTATATTTGTACAACGGTCGATAAGCTACGTTTTTAAAGCATCAACAATCAGTTTCATTATATTACCGATCAGCAAACTACTATTATTTGATAATTTAAATTTGACACAGTTTTCATACATCAAGTTTGTCATTATCTTTTTTGCTATTCATATTTTTTCAAGCTTTTTTGGCTTGCTGATGGTGAGCGTGGTCGCTAGCATGTCTCAAATCATGAAAGTCTGGCATCAAATTATTTTTCCTCTGTGGTTTTTTGGTTGCTCACAATATCCATGGAGCACGTTAGAACAATTGTCACCAAAATTGGCATACGCATGCCTTGCTAATCCATTTATTTACGGCATGGAAGGGATGCGCGCTGCCGTGCTGGGACAAGAAAGCGCACTGCCTTTCTGGCCATGCGTCGGCATGCTGCTTTTTGTTTGCCGCACTGTTTGGTATCATCGCTATCAAACGCCTTAA
- a CDS encoding topology modulation protein (In Listeria monocytogenes this protein binds a specific sites on DNA, influencing the topology and transcription; regulates flaA, proU and ompC; is osmoregulated): MYFWLPQWVERDYDRFKKIHAELCARDEWIIDGSQVRTIPHRVVAADLVIFLDMPRRVCLWRIFKRWWQWRFYRRADLADGCQERLSFKFFWYVWCYQKKYRPRVIAALEHADRKVPVIIMHSAGEVADFLARW; this comes from the coding sequence GTGTATTTTTGGTTACCGCAGTGGGTAGAGCGTGATTATGATCGGTTTAAAAAAATACATGCCGAGCTTTGTGCTCGCGATGAGTGGATTATTGATGGGAGTCAGGTGCGAACTATCCCGCATCGCGTTGTTGCTGCAGATCTTGTTATTTTTCTCGATATGCCGCGTCGTGTTTGTTTATGGCGAATTTTTAAACGATGGTGGCAATGGCGTTTTTATCGTCGTGCTGATTTGGCAGACGGTTGCCAGGAGCGTTTGTCATTCAAATTTTTTTGGTACGTCTGGTGTTATCAAAAAAAATATCGGCCGCGTGTTATAGCGGCGCTTGAGCACGCCGATCGAAAAGTACCCGTTATTATTATGCATTCGGCCGGTGAGGTAGCTGATTTTTTGGCACGATGGTAA
- a CDS encoding AAA family ATPase, which translates to MRTEQTESLRHAQRIAILGCSGTGKTTLARSLGTLLNLPVHHLDRYYWQAGWQAPDKDFFQQVHQQLCAGQLWIIDGNQILTQVERCTRADVIIFLDFSRHIYWWRVLTRWVAFRNKQRPDLAPGCHDSLNRHFLAYILNFQNTWRPIVLHNLEEQKHTGKTIIILRSPHEVADLLKSLTVTIVPKNQLPHRPNA; encoded by the coding sequence GTGCGAACCGAGCAAACAGAAAGCTTACGCCATGCTCAACGCATCGCCATTTTAGGTTGCAGCGGCACCGGCAAAACAACGCTTGCTCGCTCTCTTGGCACATTGCTCAACTTGCCAGTCCACCATTTAGATCGCTACTACTGGCAGGCCGGCTGGCAGGCACCAGACAAAGATTTTTTTCAACAAGTGCACCAACAACTCTGCGCTGGGCAACTATGGATTATTGATGGCAACCAAATACTTACACAAGTTGAACGTTGCACGCGAGCCGACGTTATTATTTTTTTAGATTTTTCGCGGCACATTTATTGGTGGCGCGTTTTAACGCGCTGGGTTGCTTTTCGCAACAAGCAACGCCCAGATCTTGCCCCCGGTTGTCACGATTCACTCAACCGCCATTTTTTGGCCTACATTTTAAATTTTCAAAATACCTGGCGGCCAATCGTACTACATAATCTTGAAGAACAAAAACATACTGGCAAAACAATTATTATTTTGCGCAGCCCTCACGAAGTTGCTGATTTATTAAAAAGTTTAACGGTTACCATCGTGCCAAAAAATCAGCTACCTCACCGGCCGAATGCATAA
- a CDS encoding phosphomannomutase/phosphoglucomutase — translation MNDCIFREYDIRGIVDTELPIDQAYDLGQAIVTFLKKKHPHLTTMVVGRDGRTHGQSITKHVMQAFLDHGLDIINIGIVPTPVVYFSVHFFNTPGGICITASHNPKEYNGIKIWAVWGKEIQEIKKIYQTKAFAEKNTQKGSIRDYDMITEYINYLSEKFRHLQNAKLDVVIDCGNGTAGTVFPALVEKMKWGNVKLLFTEVDGTFPHHEADPTVKKNMLAVKGELDRSSWFKFGIGLDGDCDRMAPMTHNGFLVPGDQLLALFAQKVLKNNPKATVVFDIKSSASLTEVLQQLGANPIISPSGHSIIKEQMIKHKALLAGELSCHFFFSDRYFGYDDGIYAAMRLFEIIQESNETLENLIASFPAKVSSPEFRIACVSEAEKGIIVDHVKNIFAARTDADIITIDGIRAQMAYGWGLARASNTQNVICLRFESDSAAGLKKVKQDFFDALVPYFEKKKLKEGIDL, via the coding sequence ATGAACGACTGTATTTTCCGCGAATATGACATTCGAGGCATTGTAGACACTGAATTACCCATCGACCAGGCTTACGATCTTGGCCAAGCTATTGTTACGTTTTTAAAGAAAAAACATCCCCACCTGACCACCATGGTTGTTGGTAGAGATGGCCGTACTCACGGACAATCAATAACTAAACACGTCATGCAAGCCTTCCTTGATCACGGCCTTGATATTATTAACATCGGCATAGTACCAACACCCGTTGTTTATTTTTCGGTTCATTTTTTTAACACGCCAGGCGGCATTTGCATCACGGCATCACACAATCCCAAAGAATATAACGGCATCAAAATATGGGCGGTGTGGGGAAAAGAAATTCAAGAAATAAAAAAGATTTATCAAACCAAAGCATTTGCTGAAAAAAACACACAAAAGGGATCAATCAGAGATTATGACATGATCACTGAGTACATTAATTACTTATCAGAAAAATTCCGCCATTTGCAGAATGCTAAGCTTGATGTGGTAATCGACTGCGGCAATGGGACTGCCGGCACGGTATTTCCTGCATTGGTTGAAAAAATGAAGTGGGGCAACGTTAAGCTGTTGTTTACTGAAGTTGACGGCACCTTCCCTCACCACGAAGCTGATCCGACCGTTAAAAAAAATATGCTAGCAGTCAAAGGCGAACTGGACCGCAGCTCATGGTTTAAGTTTGGTATCGGGCTTGATGGCGATTGCGACCGCATGGCACCCATGACACATAACGGTTTTTTGGTGCCCGGCGACCAACTCCTCGCCCTTTTTGCTCAAAAAGTATTAAAAAATAATCCCAAAGCAACCGTGGTATTTGATATAAAAAGCTCCGCCAGCCTGACCGAGGTCTTACAACAACTGGGGGCCAATCCGATCATATCGCCCTCTGGCCATTCAATCATTAAAGAACAAATGATCAAACACAAAGCACTGCTAGCTGGCGAACTCAGTTGCCATTTTTTCTTTAGCGATCGCTATTTTGGCTATGATGATGGCATTTATGCTGCCATGCGCCTTTTTGAAATTATCCAAGAAAGTAATGAAACTCTCGAAAATCTGATCGCTTCATTTCCCGCCAAAGTAAGCTCGCCAGAATTTCGAATCGCTTGCGTTTCAGAAGCAGAAAAGGGCATTATTGTTGATCATGTAAAAAATATTTTTGCAGCGCGCACTGATGCGGATATAATAACCATAGACGGTATTCGCGCTCAAATGGCTTATGGATGGGGCTTGGCGCGCGCTTCTAACACACAAAATGTTATTTGCCTACGATTTGAATCTGACTCTGCGGCAGGCCTTAAAAAGGTAAAACAAGACTTTTTTGATGCCCTTGTTCCCTATTTTGAAAAGAAGAAGTTAAAGGAAGGAATTGATCTATAA
- a CDS encoding ABC transporter permease, with product MKKIQSYAKTFWFLCKKDLLILRKNIPNSIIDTIVWAISTIFVTSYVFPSLGMTASFGPCFAIGGMACWSIFFVFDHTANFVSDLCGEQIIAYELTLPLPSWLIIIQKACGYTFLTSLLSIFIFPIAKLILLSKLDLSHFSLLKFIPFFILTNFFSAFLSLLISSILPDMRSLNIIWPRFLFPIWFFGGSQFSWHALNNFSPKFSYICLLNPFIYITEGLRACVLDPKDSLPFFICAPVALSVTVLFAYISIRRLKRRLDFV from the coding sequence ATGAAAAAAATACAATCGTACGCTAAGACTTTTTGGTTTTTATGCAAAAAAGATCTGCTTATTTTACGAAAAAATATACCAAACTCAATCATCGATACTATCGTATGGGCAATAAGCACTATCTTTGTTACCTCGTACGTTTTCCCATCATTGGGCATGACAGCATCTTTTGGCCCCTGCTTTGCCATTGGCGGCATGGCCTGCTGGAGTATATTTTTTGTATTTGATCATACCGCAAACTTTGTTTCAGATCTTTGCGGCGAGCAAATCATTGCGTATGAATTAACATTGCCCTTGCCATCGTGGTTGATTATCATACAAAAAGCATGTGGCTATACTTTTCTTACCAGTCTTCTTTCAATATTTATTTTCCCAATCGCAAAATTAATACTGTTGAGCAAGTTAGACTTGAGCCACTTTTCTCTTTTAAAATTCATCCCATTTTTTATTTTAACCAATTTTTTTTCTGCTTTTTTGAGTCTACTCATTTCCAGTATTTTACCAGACATGAGAAGCCTCAATATTATCTGGCCACGCTTTTTGTTTCCCATTTGGTTTTTCGGCGGCTCTCAATTTTCGTGGCATGCACTGAACAATTTTTCTCCCAAATTTTCTTATATCTGTTTATTAAATCCATTTATTTATATCACCGAAGGCTTACGCGCTTGCGTTTTAGATCCAAAAGATTCTCTACCATTTTTCATCTGCGCACCAGTCGCGCTAAGCGTCACTGTTCTCTTTGCGTATATCAGCATACGGAGGCTCAAGCGACGTCTTGATTTTGTTTAA
- a CDS encoding ABC transporter ATP-binding protein produces MNAYFFIDSFKKKLNLLAIDFEKPWWQVIVDQKGYLSCALIGEIIASAFRPIAILLIGWIFSIQRYDYFGYLFLVWVGVYGIQLVSRLFNSVVQLNCVHSVHYRAHQFFLQVDPIYHARRSSGTILGKIERASKGYEDFLDAVIAEILQMVVGVVTVVVSLTCYLWLLGLCAGFLLTIIMVVGAIAAKLIIVPYEKKLIRVADRSRSVGVENLAQNNLIRTCFASNEVDERLCEKDKRLMHKEGKLWFLYNYIYAFIKILYVSSIFVIGAWLLSLVKSGQLEAALGFSLLLMYLRGTHEIVKVEKPIRKILTYSTRISDLFSYVHEFGKQTYPVLQMVEANCHLTITQVPRPQFSLQALDIFFDYDATTKIFEGHTLKLDVASTQMNKLYGVIGPSGIGKSTLFSILGAQLRPTAGKIFVDNVDIYQIDDMARRRLIAVQCQVATSIRGTVKHNVLFGLPANTNLYSDDQVCELLEKVGLWSLFEKKQGLTTFVGEGGFTLSGGQRQRLNFTNLYLRAMHFKPHLILIDEPTSSLDEMSEKAITDMIAFLAENAVTIVIAHRLKTLDRAVGLLDFSLLARDKELRFVSHEQLEKQSAYYRSLLVGNESFDD; encoded by the coding sequence GTGAATGCGTATTTTTTTATTGATAGTTTTAAAAAAAAATTGAATCTTTTAGCGATAGATTTTGAAAAGCCGTGGTGGCAAGTTATTGTCGATCAAAAGGGCTATTTGTCGTGTGCATTGATTGGTGAAATTATTGCATCGGCATTTCGGCCAATAGCTATTTTGTTAATCGGATGGATTTTTTCAATCCAGCGCTATGATTATTTTGGGTATTTATTTTTGGTGTGGGTGGGAGTTTATGGCATTCAGCTTGTCTCGCGTTTATTTAACAGCGTTGTGCAGCTGAATTGTGTTCACAGCGTTCATTATCGAGCGCATCAATTCTTTTTACAAGTTGATCCTATTTATCACGCACGTCGATCAAGTGGTACCATTTTGGGAAAAATAGAGAGAGCGTCAAAAGGGTATGAAGATTTTCTTGATGCGGTTATTGCTGAAATTTTACAAATGGTAGTGGGCGTTGTTACTGTTGTTGTTTCGCTTACCTGTTATTTGTGGTTACTGGGTTTGTGTGCGGGGTTTTTGCTGACCATCATTATGGTGGTTGGTGCGATTGCCGCCAAGCTTATTATTGTTCCGTACGAAAAAAAATTGATTCGTGTGGCAGACAGATCCCGCTCTGTTGGTGTTGAAAATTTAGCGCAAAATAATCTTATTCGGACTTGTTTTGCGTCCAATGAAGTTGATGAACGTTTGTGTGAAAAAGATAAGCGCTTGATGCATAAAGAAGGTAAGTTATGGTTTCTGTACAACTACATTTATGCTTTTATAAAAATTCTTTATGTGAGTAGTATTTTTGTGATTGGTGCCTGGTTACTTTCGTTGGTAAAAAGTGGGCAACTTGAGGCAGCATTGGGGTTTTCGCTTTTGTTGATGTACTTGCGTGGTACGCACGAAATTGTTAAAGTTGAAAAACCGATTCGTAAAATTTTAACGTATTCAACAAGAATCAGTGACTTGTTTTCTTACGTTCATGAATTTGGTAAACAAACGTATCCTGTTTTGCAAATGGTTGAAGCCAACTGTCATTTAACTATTACGCAAGTTCCGCGGCCGCAATTTTCGCTTCAGGCTCTCGATATCTTTTTTGATTACGATGCAACGACAAAAATTTTTGAAGGACATACGTTGAAGCTTGATGTTGCGTCTACGCAAATGAATAAGCTTTATGGTGTGATTGGGCCTTCAGGTATTGGGAAAAGCACGTTGTTTTCAATTTTAGGTGCGCAGCTGCGTCCAACTGCTGGCAAAATTTTTGTTGATAATGTTGATATTTATCAAATTGATGACATGGCGCGTCGGCGCCTCATTGCCGTGCAATGTCAAGTAGCAACTAGCATTCGCGGAACCGTAAAACATAATGTTTTGTTTGGGTTGCCCGCCAATACCAATCTTTATAGTGATGATCAAGTTTGTGAGTTGTTAGAAAAAGTTGGGTTGTGGTCGCTGTTTGAAAAAAAACAAGGGTTGACAACATTTGTTGGCGAGGGTGGCTTTACGTTGTCTGGCGGTCAACGCCAACGGCTTAATTTTACTAATTTGTATTTGCGTGCCATGCATTTTAAACCACATCTTATTTTGATTGATGAACCAACGAGTAGTCTTGATGAAATGAGTGAAAAGGCAATCACTGATATGATTGCCTTTTTGGCTGAAAATGCAGTGACTATCGTTATTGCGCATCGACTTAAAACGTTGGATCGTGCGGTAGGGTTGCTTGATTTTTCATTACTTGCTCGTGACAAAGAATTGCGCTTTGTGTCGCATGAGCAGCTTGAAAAACAATCTGCTTACTATCGAAGCTTGTTGGTTGGGAATGAGTCGTTTGATGATTAA
- the rplU gene encoding 50S ribosomal protein L21, whose amino-acid sequence MSEALAKPVFEKYAIFQTGGKQYQAIPGQTVAIEKIEGEAGTPLTFSEVLFRKQSEGQFEFGQPFVEGAAIKASIVKQTQGPKIIIFKFKRRTKSRVKRGHRQPITVVRIENI is encoded by the coding sequence ATGAGTGAAGCATTAGCAAAGCCAGTGTTCGAAAAATACGCAATTTTTCAAACAGGCGGCAAACAATACCAAGCAATTCCAGGCCAAACCGTCGCTATTGAAAAAATTGAAGGCGAAGCCGGAACTCCATTGACCTTTTCTGAAGTATTATTCAGAAAACAAAGCGAAGGTCAATTTGAATTTGGCCAACCATTTGTTGAGGGTGCAGCAATTAAAGCGAGCATCGTTAAACAAACTCAAGGTCCAAAAATCATTATTTTCAAATTCAAAAGACGTACAAAAAGCCGCGTGAAAAGAGGCCATCGTCAGCCAATCACGGTTGTTCGAATCGAAAATATTTAA
- a CDS encoding deoxyribonuclease IV yields the protein MIYNHKIGLHVRLKDSIVEVLNNAKDYHIRYVQFFLSPTNRDSKYIKFSTEEQEAFIKLKRENFSEIFIHSSYWINPASGKKATQDISRKLLKQEIELAQRLDIPYIVLHCGSATWHKPDLSAEENKLLGIKTLCTTLNAVLKDTKNIQILLENTAHGNLSLGSDFQDFTLIKQFLDFPEKVAFCVDFSHAFSFGYDLANKEEFINLLKKTIGLSAIKLIHFNDSLEPMGSKKDRHALPGKGLIGTPVLQELIKDSALSSIPKIIEVPLAEPAVMNPLLSDISNW from the coding sequence TTGATCTATAACCACAAGATCGGCTTGCATGTTCGCTTGAAAGATAGCATTGTTGAGGTTCTTAACAATGCCAAGGACTATCATATTCGTTATGTTCAATTTTTCCTAAGCCCAACAAACCGTGATTCAAAATACATAAAGTTTAGCACCGAAGAGCAGGAGGCTTTTATCAAGCTTAAGCGGGAAAATTTTTCAGAGATCTTTATCCACAGCTCGTACTGGATCAACCCAGCATCAGGCAAAAAAGCAACACAAGACATTTCGCGTAAGCTCTTAAAACAAGAAATCGAGCTGGCACAGCGCCTCGACATTCCTTATATTGTGCTACACTGCGGCTCAGCAACCTGGCATAAGCCAGACTTGAGCGCAGAAGAAAATAAGCTATTAGGCATAAAAACGCTCTGTACGACGCTCAATGCGGTGCTAAAAGATACAAAAAATATTCAAATTTTACTGGAAAACACTGCTCATGGCAACCTCTCCCTGGGCAGCGATTTCCAGGATTTCACTCTGATTAAGCAATTCCTCGATTTCCCCGAAAAAGTGGCCTTTTGTGTCGATTTTTCGCATGCCTTCTCATTTGGCTATGATTTGGCAAACAAGGAGGAATTTATTAATCTTCTTAAAAAAACCATTGGTTTAAGCGCTATAAAACTCATTCATTTTAATGATTCGCTAGAACCGATGGGTAGCAAAAAAGACCGCCATGCCTTACCCGGCAAAGGCCTGATTGGCACTCCTGTACTGCAAGAGCTCATTAAAGACTCTGCGCTCAGCAGCATTCCAAAAATCATTGAAGTACCTTTGGCTGAGCCAGCGGTCATGAATCCCCTCCTTTCAGATATTTCAAATTGGTAA